In Candidatus Nitrosotenuis cloacae, one DNA window encodes the following:
- a CDS encoding chemotaxis protein CheA, which translates to MSQNNYREMYVSEALEHIEIINETLLKLEEEPEKKEYLDLIFRSAHTVKGMSATMGYDDTREMCKNIENIFDNIRKGQAKLTPNLASALFKCIDTLREMIIDEKKKVDLKQYLHMLENPDDIQVAVAESSTAAKSPTIRVKMHDLDSLVNLVGELVISKMRLEQTLVKGSDESQQVLNDLDRLITDLQYQSMKLRLVPIDQIFSRFTRLVRDTSASLGKDVNLVMDSSGIELDRTVLDAITDPLLHILRNCVDHGLEKPDERRSAGKSPTGTIHITAYGIGDQVAIKIEDDGRGIDIERVKEKAVEKGLLTEDAAEKMSDDEAIKLLGTPGLSTAREVTDVSGRGVGMDVVITQVESVGGNVKITTERGKGTTMVLTIPLSVSIIGGLLINVSGDKYVLPLSSISTTVVVEPGQIKSIHGQEAIVLRDQVVPLIRVAQMLGIGEGKQVQDKVTIVIVDKGGKPYGLIVDSYDKKQEIVIKRLGNEAHSSDLFTNATILGDGSVALILDPALLV; encoded by the coding sequence TTGTCACAAAATAACTACCGAGAGATGTACGTGTCTGAGGCACTGGAACACATTGAGATAATCAACGAGACACTGCTAAAATTAGAAGAGGAGCCTGAGAAAAAGGAATACCTTGATCTCATATTCAGATCCGCGCATACAGTCAAGGGAATGTCCGCAACGATGGGATACGATGATACGCGGGAGATGTGCAAGAACATCGAGAACATATTTGACAACATAAGGAAGGGGCAGGCAAAACTGACGCCGAATCTGGCAAGCGCGCTCTTCAAATGCATTGACACGCTGCGAGAGATGATAATAGACGAGAAAAAAAAGGTGGACCTAAAGCAATACCTGCACATGCTTGAGAATCCGGACGACATCCAAGTTGCAGTCGCCGAGTCAAGCACGGCTGCCAAATCGCCCACAATACGCGTCAAAATGCACGACCTTGACTCACTTGTGAATTTGGTAGGAGAATTAGTGATATCGAAAATGAGGTTGGAGCAGACACTTGTCAAGGGCTCCGACGAGTCGCAACAGGTGCTAAACGATCTTGACAGGCTGATAACGGATCTGCAATACCAATCAATGAAGTTAAGGTTGGTCCCAATAGACCAGATATTTAGCAGGTTTACAAGACTCGTAAGGGACACGTCTGCCTCGCTTGGCAAGGACGTCAATCTTGTCATGGACAGCTCAGGAATCGAGCTGGACAGAACAGTCCTTGATGCCATCACAGACCCGCTACTGCACATACTGCGAAACTGCGTAGATCACGGCTTGGAAAAGCCCGACGAACGAAGATCCGCAGGCAAGTCGCCCACAGGCACCATACACATCACTGCGTACGGCATAGGAGATCAGGTGGCAATCAAGATCGAAGACGACGGCAGGGGCATCGACATTGAGCGTGTGAAGGAAAAGGCAGTGGAAAAGGGGCTCCTTACAGAGGACGCAGCAGAAAAAATGTCCGACGACGAGGCAATCAAGCTGCTTGGCACGCCAGGTCTGTCTACTGCAAGAGAGGTCACAGACGTATCCGGCAGGGGCGTAGGAATGGATGTAGTGATCACGCAAGTGGAGTCGGTTGGGGGCAATGTCAAGATCACTACGGAAAGAGGCAAAGGAACTACAATGGTTCTGACAATACCGCTTAGCGTGTCAATAATCGGAGGCCTTCTCATAAACGTCTCAGGCGACAAGTACGTCCTGCCGCTTTCCAGCATCTCTACTACCGTGGTAGTGGAGCCTGGCCAGATAAAGAGCATCCACGGACAGGAGGCAATCGTTCTTCGCGACCAGGTGGTTCCATTAATCCGGGTGGCGCAGATGCTTGGAATCGGGGAAGGCAAGCAGGTACAAGACAAAGTAACCATTGTAATTGTGGACAAGGGAGGCAAGCCTTACGGGCTGATAGTGGACTCGTATGACAAAAAGCAGGAGATTGTAATTAAACGACTCGGAAACGAAGCGCATTCTTCGGATCTATTCACCAATGCAACAATTCTTGGGGACGGCAGCGTTGCGTTGATTCTCGATCCCGCTCTGCTGGTTTAG
- a CDS encoding metal ABC transporter substrate-binding protein, translated as MKSPILAGIGIVAVAVAVIAFTQIQPAPNQAGTAPAADSKMLVIASFYPLYEFTKNVAGDRAEVISFTPIGIEPHDWEPSTGDILRLKDARIFIYNGANFEPFVEKLIDSGEYKDVVFVETAAGINLVTGDVHDEHEDHVGYDPHIWLDPILAKQQVATIKSALALADPKNSAYYEKNAAVYSEKLDALDAKIRAGIANCKKDTFVPFHNAFTYFAQRYDLNVFPLSGIAPESEATASEIKDFIDFVKKHDIKVIFSEELVDPRLADVLADEAGAKVMVFSPVEGLSEEDIKAGKTYLDKMEENLDNLKVGLECQ; from the coding sequence GTGAAGAGTCCAATATTGGCCGGAATCGGCATTGTTGCGGTGGCTGTGGCAGTCATTGCATTCACACAGATCCAGCCTGCACCAAACCAGGCAGGTACGGCGCCGGCAGCCGACTCAAAGATGCTAGTCATTGCGTCATTTTACCCGTTATACGAATTTACGAAAAACGTGGCAGGTGACAGGGCCGAAGTCATCAGCTTTACGCCAATAGGAATAGAGCCGCATGACTGGGAACCAAGCACCGGAGACATACTGCGACTAAAGGATGCCAGGATCTTCATCTACAACGGGGCAAACTTTGAGCCGTTTGTAGAAAAGCTGATTGACTCTGGGGAATACAAAGATGTGGTCTTTGTTGAGACGGCGGCGGGAATCAATCTTGTGACAGGAGATGTACACGATGAACATGAGGATCATGTGGGATATGATCCGCACATCTGGCTTGACCCGATACTTGCAAAGCAGCAGGTCGCGACAATAAAGAGCGCACTTGCATTGGCGGATCCGAAAAATTCCGCATACTATGAGAAAAATGCCGCAGTATATAGTGAAAAGCTCGACGCACTCGACGCCAAAATAAGAGCCGGGATTGCAAACTGCAAAAAAGATACATTCGTACCTTTCCACAATGCATTTACTTATTTTGCACAAAGATATGATCTGAATGTGTTCCCTCTCTCCGGAATTGCGCCAGAGTCGGAGGCAACGGCATCTGAGATCAAGGACTTTATAGATTTTGTAAAAAAGCATGACATCAAGGTGATATTTTCTGAGGAGCTGGTGGATCCAAGGCTTGCCGATGTTCTTGCAGACGAAGCAGGCGCGAAGGTCATGGTGTTCAGTCCTGTGGAAGGACTATCTGAGGAAGACATCAAAGCTGGAAAAACATACCTAGATAAAATGGAAGAAAACCTCGACAATCTAAAAGTGGGGCTTGAATGTCAATGA
- a CDS encoding response regulator, translating to MSVGPKKILVVDDASFMRTVLKDIIKSNGLATDIVEAGDGVEGVKAYQTIKPDLVTMDVNMPRADGIQALRAIMKIDPAAKVVMVTSVEQKQIVQDAMKLGARDYIVKPFDRNNVGLVLNKVMRQR from the coding sequence ATGAGCGTAGGGCCAAAAAAGATCCTAGTTGTTGACGACGCATCATTTATGCGAACCGTGCTAAAGGATATCATAAAGTCAAACGGACTTGCAACGGATATTGTAGAGGCAGGAGACGGAGTGGAGGGAGTAAAGGCGTACCAGACAATAAAGCCCGATCTGGTGACAATGGACGTAAACATGCCTCGCGCAGACGGCATCCAGGCACTGAGGGCAATCATGAAAATCGATCCTGCAGCCAAAGTAGTCATGGTGACATCTGTTGAACAAAAACAGATCGTTCAGGATGCCATGAAGCTTGGCGCAAGGGACTATATCGTAAAGCCGTTTGACAGGAACAATGTCGGACTGGTCCTCAACAAGGTAATGAGACAGAGATAA
- a CDS encoding chemotaxis protein CheW, with protein sequence MSAQVVSFDSFQAVTFGLVEGQKKEEYAIPIEQVREIRAVESITKIPNAKSYVKGIMNIRGMIIPIIDVKEKLGLHSDGSTSSLKQRILVVDINNSLTGLLVDEVDHVMRISTKDVDDAPQSVLESHNYIKGIAKSNEKLIVLLDAIKLLEDSTSAITEAMSGEQK encoded by the coding sequence ATGTCCGCACAAGTAGTCTCATTTGACTCGTTTCAGGCAGTTACGTTTGGACTGGTTGAGGGCCAAAAGAAAGAGGAATACGCAATTCCAATAGAGCAGGTACGGGAGATCCGCGCAGTGGAGTCGATCACCAAAATACCAAACGCAAAATCATACGTAAAAGGAATAATGAACATTCGCGGCATGATAATCCCCATAATTGATGTCAAGGAAAAACTCGGCCTGCATTCGGACGGGAGCACATCCTCGCTAAAGCAGAGAATTCTTGTGGTGGACATCAACAACTCGCTCACAGGACTGTTGGTTGACGAAGTTGATCATGTCATGCGAATCAGCACAAAGGACGTGGACGATGCACCGCAAAGCGTTCTGGAATCACACAACTACATCAAGGGAATCGCAAAAAGCAACGAAAAACTGATTGTTCTACTTGACGCCATAAAACTGCTTGAGGATTCCACCTCGGCAATAACTGAAGCAATGAGTGGTGAGCAGAAATGA
- a CDS encoding chemotaxis protein CheD, whose protein sequence is MSFTKQPQPADSVDIPMGGLALVTAEKPVLQTFVGSCVAICIYDSIAKIAAMAHVMLPKNNTQNPTPHPEGKFADVALKIMLERLIAGGAKPGRLKAKMAGGANVFQNEGKSNMFNIGVRNVEIIKATLAENKIPIISEDVGSNHGRWVIFDVNSSEMKIKDREKGIVVI, encoded by the coding sequence TTGAGCTTCACAAAGCAACCCCAGCCAGCGGACTCTGTGGACATACCGATGGGAGGACTTGCACTTGTGACTGCGGAAAAGCCGGTGCTGCAGACGTTTGTCGGCTCGTGCGTTGCCATCTGCATCTACGACTCTATTGCAAAGATAGCAGCGATGGCACACGTGATGCTTCCAAAGAACAACACGCAAAATCCGACTCCACATCCTGAGGGAAAGTTTGCCGATGTAGCGCTGAAGATAATGCTGGAGAGACTGATTGCGGGCGGCGCAAAGCCCGGCAGGCTAAAGGCCAAGATGGCAGGCGGTGCAAACGTATTTCAAAATGAAGGCAAGTCGAACATGTTCAATATAGGAGTCAGAAACGTCGAGATCATCAAGGCAACGCTGGCAGAAAACAAAATCCCGATCATATCTGAGGACGTGGGCTCAAATCACGGCAGGTGGGTGATTTTTGACGTTAATTCATCCGAGATGAAGATCAAGGACCGAGAAAAGGGGATCGTGGTAATCTGA
- a CDS encoding CheR family methyltransferase encodes MQQIERIMLQRMGKDLKQFKRPFLNRRISARMRTVRVQDGSEYARILESDTNEPALLFKSFSINVTEFYRDAFVWESVARNILPKLLQDRTGPIHVWSAGSASGEEPYSLAILLKESLGARKIKFDVLATDISLEALNRARNGQYQTQSLKNLPPGIISKYFTQNGSTYQVSDALKQHVRFEQGDIASFVIERADLIFCRNVLIYYDKPAQEMIFKRFHRTLANDGYLVIGQDETMMGIQASKIFSCIHPRERIYTKIATQ; translated from the coding sequence ATGCAGCAGATTGAGAGGATAATGCTGCAGAGAATGGGAAAGGACCTAAAGCAATTCAAACGACCCTTTCTGAACAGGAGAATCAGCGCGCGCATGCGAACCGTGAGGGTCCAAGATGGCTCCGAATACGCAAGAATCTTGGAATCGGACACGAACGAGCCGGCTTTACTGTTCAAGAGCTTTTCAATTAACGTCACCGAGTTCTACAGGGACGCATTTGTCTGGGAGTCGGTTGCACGAAACATACTCCCAAAGCTTCTGCAGGACAGGACGGGGCCCATCCATGTCTGGAGCGCAGGCTCTGCGTCCGGGGAGGAGCCTTACAGCCTTGCAATACTGCTCAAAGAGTCGCTTGGGGCAAGGAAAATCAAGTTTGACGTCCTGGCAACCGACATAAGCCTTGAGGCGTTGAATCGGGCAAGGAACGGCCAATATCAGACACAAAGCCTGAAGAACCTGCCGCCAGGAATAATCTCAAAATACTTTACGCAGAATGGCAGCACATACCAAGTAAGTGATGCACTAAAGCAGCATGTACGATTTGAGCAAGGCGACATCGCGTCGTTTGTAATAGAACGGGCGGATCTCATATTCTGTAGAAACGTGCTGATATACTACGACAAGCCTGCGCAGGAGATGATATTCAAGAGATTCCACAGGACACTTGCAAACGACGGATACCTTGTGATAGGCCAAGATGAGACCATGATGGGAATACAAGCATCAAAGATATTTTCCTGCATTCACCCAAGAGAGAGGATCTATACCAAAATTGCAACGCAATAA
- a CDS encoding chemotaxis protein CheW, whose amino-acid sequence MMLAQSASLDSVQVVSFSIVNSAGKKEDYAIPIEQVREIRSVEKITKVPRSESYVKGIMNLRGLIIPVIDVKQKLGLDSQSNSNTKQRILVADLNNSLTGLLVDEVDQVMRIQTKDIEQPPQGALESYHYVSGIAKVNERLIILLDVEGLLMGSKEKQAQRIDSDGAKPAQTTPQQAEPTVSTLPAGDLTIQSVDEIPSELAEVFKEDAEGIPPTQIIRETE is encoded by the coding sequence ATGATGCTTGCACAGTCTGCGTCATTGGATTCTGTACAGGTCGTGTCATTTAGTATAGTAAACTCGGCAGGCAAAAAGGAGGACTATGCAATACCAATCGAGCAGGTCCGCGAGATACGCTCGGTGGAAAAGATAACCAAGGTGCCAAGATCCGAGTCCTATGTAAAAGGGATAATGAACCTGAGGGGTCTTATCATACCGGTAATAGACGTAAAGCAAAAGCTGGGGCTTGACTCTCAGAGCAATTCCAACACCAAACAAAGGATACTGGTAGCAGACCTCAACAACTCACTCACCGGACTGTTGGTCGACGAGGTGGACCAGGTGATGAGAATCCAGACAAAGGACATAGAGCAGCCGCCACAGGGGGCACTAGAGTCGTACCATTACGTAAGCGGGATAGCCAAGGTAAACGAAAGGCTGATCATACTGCTTGATGTAGAGGGCCTTTTGATGGGCTCAAAGGAAAAGCAAGCACAGCGCATAGACTCGGATGGTGCAAAGCCTGCCCAAACTACCCCCCAACAGGCTGAGCCGACCGTGTCTACTCTTCCTGCAGGCGACCTGACGATCCAGTCAGTTGACGAGATACCGTCGGAGCTGGCAGAGGTGTTCAAAGAGGATGCGGAGGGAATACCGCCAACGCAGATAATCAGAGAAACCGAGTAA
- the cheB gene encoding chemotaxis-specific protein-glutamate methyltransferase CheB: MLATSVSSQIKVLIINDSNYMGTYLKDLISSESILVCDIARDGIEGLRKIALQKPDVILLDLEMPRMDGLTFIEEMVKRGTLIPTILVSSFSQDGAKIVLDALENGAIDFVPLSTTNPEETNQLKETLVEKITAVAKCDPYKMVLEKIQSLKPKRKEVASSKAATVVVTIASSTGGPSVVQTILAALPANIRAGILVVQHMPKGFTKKFAERLDDMSEIIVKEAEEGDLITEGTAIIAPGDLHMEVDPHLKVKLVSGPKRFGVRPAANVTMVSAAESFGSNTIGVTLTGMGHDGAFGMKTIKRRGGKTFAQDENSSVVFGMAKAACDLNAVDVLLPPEKIAHAIVEEVEKLVTK, translated from the coding sequence TTGCTTGCAACGTCCGTATCATCGCAAATCAAGGTACTGATAATCAACGATTCCAACTACATGGGGACGTATCTTAAGGATCTCATATCAAGCGAATCGATTCTTGTCTGCGACATTGCAAGAGATGGAATAGAGGGACTACGAAAGATTGCACTACAAAAGCCTGATGTCATACTTTTGGATTTGGAGATGCCGAGGATGGACGGACTCACATTCATCGAGGAGATGGTAAAGCGTGGCACGCTGATTCCGACCATTCTGGTCAGCAGCTTCAGTCAGGACGGCGCAAAGATAGTACTTGACGCCCTGGAAAACGGCGCAATCGACTTTGTCCCACTTTCCACGACCAATCCAGAGGAGACAAACCAGCTCAAAGAGACGCTGGTTGAGAAGATTACGGCCGTGGCAAAATGCGATCCTTACAAGATGGTTCTGGAAAAGATCCAGAGCCTCAAGCCGAAAAGAAAGGAGGTCGCCTCGTCCAAGGCAGCCACCGTTGTTGTGACCATCGCGTCATCTACTGGCGGGCCATCGGTTGTACAAACCATACTTGCGGCACTGCCGGCAAACATCCGTGCAGGAATCCTGGTGGTGCAGCACATGCCAAAGGGCTTTACAAAAAAGTTTGCCGAGAGACTTGACGACATGTCTGAAATCATCGTAAAGGAGGCAGAGGAAGGGGATCTCATAACAGAGGGGACTGCGATAATTGCCCCTGGAGACCTTCACATGGAGGTCGACCCACATCTTAAGGTAAAACTTGTCAGCGGCCCCAAACGATTCGGAGTAAGGCCGGCAGCAAATGTGACCATGGTCTCAGCTGCGGAATCGTTTGGCTCAAACACAATCGGAGTTACACTTACCGGAATGGGTCATGACGGAGCGTTCGGGATGAAGACGATAAAGAGACGCGGCGGCAAGACGTTTGCACAGGACGAGAACTCGTCTGTCGTATTTGGAATGGCAAAGGCTGCATGCGATCTTAACGCAGTTGACGTACTGCTTCCACCAGAAAAAATCGCACACGCCATAGTGGAGGAGGTTGAAAAACTTGTCACAAAATAA
- a CDS encoding CopG family ribbon-helix-helix protein, giving the protein MPIISISLNDELLSELDKLQKTMGFAGRSEVIRAGIRNYVSEEKQKTELSGSIHAILLVVHNDEFDHIIAGIKHSFEDLITTHLHSKIEGDRCMELFMLDGEAERIGAITRNFKINKKMDTVKLVTL; this is encoded by the coding sequence ATGCCAATCATCTCAATCTCACTAAATGACGAGCTGTTGTCTGAGCTTGACAAGTTGCAAAAGACCATGGGATTTGCGGGAAGGTCGGAGGTAATCAGGGCCGGAATAAGAAACTACGTCTCTGAGGAAAAGCAGAAAACCGAGCTTTCCGGCAGCATCCACGCAATACTGCTAGTTGTACACAACGACGAGTTTGATCACATCATAGCAGGCATCAAGCACAGCTTTGAGGATCTCATCACAACTCACCTGCACAGTAAGATAGAAGGTGACAGGTGCATGGAGTTATTCATGCTTGACGGGGAAGCAGAAAGGATCGGCGCCATAACACGAAACTTCAAGATAAACAAAAAAATGGATACCGTCAAACTGGTCACATTATGA
- a CDS encoding chemotaxis protein CheC: MSSVSFLNPEEARTLEGIFNQYITSKTSVALSKLLSEPVSHDVRILDNGVSHIKNVKLEPDEITMCAVRLNGKGDTHIEILYTIKQKHATKIAAKLLCQESVCEIDEMGASAIQEVANIMTGSFFNALSHGTGFRVDLSTPNYTKDKLYSLVDTSAKDISNPTDCAVIADVELVGNSSGTKLHMIIMQNTIDAKKLLENHSEKTPAPLESKSEFDRLLEDETPSYPVGGENSELDALLGDILQEKH, translated from the coding sequence TTGAGCAGCGTATCCTTCCTAAACCCAGAAGAGGCTCGCACTCTTGAGGGGATCTTCAACCAGTATATCACATCCAAGACATCGGTGGCGCTCTCAAAGTTGCTGAGCGAGCCGGTGAGTCATGACGTAAGGATACTAGACAACGGCGTGTCGCACATCAAAAACGTCAAGCTAGAGCCCGACGAGATCACGATGTGCGCAGTACGGCTCAACGGCAAGGGGGACACGCACATAGAGATACTCTATACAATAAAGCAAAAACACGCAACAAAGATCGCCGCAAAGCTGCTGTGCCAAGAAAGCGTATGCGAGATAGACGAGATGGGCGCCTCGGCAATCCAGGAGGTGGCAAACATAATGACCGGCTCGTTCTTCAACGCCCTCTCACACGGCACAGGATTCAGAGTGGATCTGTCCACGCCGAACTACACAAAGGACAAGCTCTACTCCTTGGTGGATACCTCGGCAAAGGACATATCAAATCCTACCGACTGCGCGGTGATTGCCGACGTGGAGCTTGTTGGAAACTCGAGTGGGACAAAGCTGCACATGATAATAATGCAAAATACCATCGATGCCAAAAAACTACTTGAAAATCACTCAGAAAAAACCCCGGCACCATTAGAATCAAAGTCAGAATTTGACAGGCTGCTAGAGGATGAGACACCGTCGTATCCTGTAGGGGGTGAAAACTCTGAGCTTGATGCGCTACTTGGAGACATATTGCAGGAGAAACATTAG
- a CDS encoding PEFG-CTERM sorting domain-containing protein encodes MRRYIILFALALSVIVPLQNAHGHGLGMDTVEVTDIDGRSITITAQITPTEFVQDGKKSITLSLMDSETNQNVEDVVVLVSMYHENSLIFSDSFAAQNGIVEIDIRRTGEGDVEIVGEYDDSLGAWRKTETRPIELVGPVFGSGGLYHFEVSIIAIDGVKTINPATHTADVTVTTEQSYQESDSDGNNVTFGVKSYYDKVSDFDYDPVTSTVVFEMPFDWSERNISHVPVVHEEVHFPKNFAGFVVPSYAGKVNGIELFKSSVTIDDYSDEEDRIVHFVLSQDNLKYLKQVQKAAGIEDPQNLRFSLEVSHEIVFPAIALTRNEEIQVDLSWDPATIEPEKNTKFIYTFRNAKTGEPLRNTSYDLVLLQNGGEVYRRSGMAQIGGDYTDYTFSKEETGYTSIRFENIRGSGQSTEFVVTVVPEFGPLALVILSASVMATLIIGRRSAFRF; translated from the coding sequence ATGAGAAGATACATCATACTATTTGCACTGGCGCTGTCAGTGATTGTGCCGTTGCAGAATGCGCATGGCCACGGACTGGGCATGGACACAGTAGAGGTCACCGACATTGACGGAAGAAGCATTACAATCACCGCACAGATTACTCCGACCGAATTCGTACAGGACGGCAAGAAAAGCATCACGCTCAGCCTAATGGATTCAGAGACAAACCAGAACGTGGAAGATGTCGTCGTGCTTGTCAGCATGTACCACGAGAATTCCTTGATCTTTTCTGATAGTTTTGCTGCGCAAAATGGCATTGTGGAGATCGACATAAGACGGACCGGTGAGGGCGACGTCGAGATTGTCGGCGAATACGACGACAGCCTTGGGGCGTGGCGCAAAACGGAGACAAGGCCGATTGAATTGGTTGGACCCGTGTTTGGTTCCGGCGGATTGTACCACTTTGAGGTCAGCATTATAGCAATCGACGGAGTCAAAACCATAAACCCTGCAACACATACAGCAGATGTCACAGTGACGACAGAGCAGTCCTACCAGGAATCCGATTCAGATGGGAATAATGTTACTTTTGGCGTTAAATCATACTATGACAAGGTATCAGACTTTGACTATGATCCGGTCACAAGCACTGTCGTGTTTGAGATGCCATTTGACTGGAGCGAGAGGAACATTTCCCATGTCCCAGTGGTGCACGAGGAGGTTCACTTTCCAAAGAACTTTGCAGGCTTTGTGGTCCCAAGCTACGCAGGCAAGGTAAATGGAATAGAGCTGTTCAAGTCGTCAGTTACAATAGATGACTATTCCGACGAGGAGGACCGCATAGTCCACTTTGTGCTCTCGCAGGACAACCTCAAGTACCTAAAACAGGTACAAAAGGCCGCAGGAATTGAAGATCCCCAGAATCTTAGGTTTAGCCTGGAGGTAAGCCACGAGATCGTCTTTCCGGCAATAGCGCTTACCAGAAACGAGGAGATTCAAGTCGATCTCTCATGGGATCCCGCAACAATCGAGCCGGAAAAAAATACAAAGTTCATCTACACGTTCCGCAACGCAAAGACCGGTGAGCCGTTACGTAATACGTCATATGATCTTGTTTTGCTGCAAAACGGAGGCGAGGTATACAGAAGGTCCGGGATGGCCCAGATCGGAGGCGACTATACTGACTATACATTTTCCAAGGAAGAGACCGGCTATACGTCGATCAGATTTGAAAACATCAGGGGCTCAGGCCAGAGCACCGAGTTTGTCGTGACGGTTGTGCCAGAGTTCGGTCCGCTTGCGCTCGTCATACTGTCTGCATCGGTCATGGCGACGCTGATAATTGGAAGAAGATCTGCTTTCAGGTTCTAG